One window of Flavobacterium ammonificans genomic DNA carries:
- a CDS encoding amidophosphoribosyltransferase: MSDALQHECGIALVRLLKPLEFYKEKYGTAFYGIQKMYLLMEKQHNRGQDGAGFASIKLDVEPGERYISRVRSNAAQPIQDVFAQINERINSEMSSHPEYANDVALQKANIPYLGEVFLGHVRYGTFGKNSIESVHPFLRQNNWMHRNLILAGNFNMTNVKELFQSLVELGQHPKEMADTVTVMEKIGHFLDDAVTDLYQECKNAGLNKREASPVIAEKLDVARILTRASKNLDGGYAMAGLLGHGDAFVFRDPAGIRPAYYYQDDEVVVVASERPVIQTVFNVPFESVQEIEPGNALIIKKNGNISLNQILAPTVKKACSFERIYFSRGSDAEIYQERKTLGKLILPSVLNAIDQDTDNTVFSYIPNTAETSFYGLVEAAQDFLNQRKNDYILKNRNTLTAQTLQELLKVKIRTEKVAIKDAKLRTFITEDSSRDDLVAHVYDVTYGVIKPTDNLVIIDDSIVRGTTLKMSIIKMMDRLKPKRIVIVSSAPQIRYPDCYGIDMAKLEGLVAFRAALELLKERNLYSIVDEVYTKCKAQENFIDAEVVNYVTAIYEPFTPQEISDKIAEMLSSPEINAELKIIFQTVEDLHIACPKNLGDWYFTGDYPTPGGNRVVNRAFMNFYEGKDARAY; encoded by the coding sequence ATGAGCGACGCTTTACAACACGAATGTGGAATTGCCTTAGTGAGGCTTTTAAAACCGCTTGAATTTTATAAAGAAAAATACGGAACTGCTTTTTACGGGATACAAAAAATGTATCTGTTGATGGAGAAGCAGCACAATCGTGGTCAAGATGGAGCGGGGTTTGCGAGTATCAAATTAGACGTAGAGCCAGGAGAAAGATACATCAGCCGTGTGCGTTCTAATGCAGCACAACCAATACAAGATGTTTTTGCTCAAATTAATGAAAGAATTAACTCAGAAATGAGTTCACATCCAGAATATGCGAATGATGTAGCGCTTCAAAAAGCAAATATTCCTTATTTAGGGGAAGTGTTTTTAGGACATGTGCGCTATGGTACTTTTGGTAAAAATAGTATTGAAAGCGTTCATCCTTTTTTGCGTCAGAATAACTGGATGCACCGAAACTTAATTTTGGCTGGAAACTTTAATATGACGAATGTTAAGGAATTGTTCCAAAGTTTGGTTGAATTGGGTCAGCACCCAAAAGAAATGGCGGATACGGTAACCGTAATGGAAAAAATTGGACATTTCTTAGATGATGCTGTAACCGATTTGTATCAAGAATGTAAAAATGCCGGCTTAAATAAAAGAGAGGCGTCACCGGTTATTGCTGAGAAATTAGATGTTGCCCGAATTTTAACTCGTGCTTCTAAAAATTTAGATGGGGGTTATGCGATGGCAGGACTTTTAGGACACGGAGATGCTTTTGTGTTTAGAGATCCAGCGGGAATTCGCCCAGCGTATTATTACCAAGATGATGAAGTAGTAGTAGTAGCTTCAGAACGACCAGTTATCCAAACAGTATTTAACGTTCCTTTTGAAAGCGTTCAAGAAATTGAACCAGGAAATGCGTTGATTATTAAGAAAAACGGAAACATTTCGTTAAATCAAATTTTAGCACCTACCGTTAAGAAAGCCTGTTCGTTTGAACGTATTTATTTCTCTAGAGGAAGTGATGCTGAAATTTACCAAGAACGCAAAACACTTGGAAAATTAATTTTGCCTTCAGTATTAAATGCGATAGATCAAGATACAGATAATACGGTATTTTCGTATATTCCAAATACTGCTGAAACGTCTTTCTACGGATTAGTGGAAGCGGCTCAAGATTTCTTGAACCAAAGAAAAAATGATTACATTTTAAAAAACAGAAATACGTTAACAGCGCAAACTTTACAAGAGCTTTTAAAAGTTAAAATTCGTACAGAGAAAGTAGCGATTAAAGATGCTAAGTTAAGAACGTTTATTACAGAAGATAGTAGTCGTGACGATTTAGTTGCTCACGTGTATGATGTAACTTATGGAGTGATAAAACCAACGGATAATTTGGTCATTATCGACGATAGTATTGTTAGGGGGACTACTCTGAAAATGAGTATCATCAAAATGATGGATCGTTTGAAACCTAAACGTATTGTGATTGTGTCATCGGCACCACAAATTCGTTATCCAGACTGTTACGGAATTGATATGGCAAAACTAGAAGGCCTAGTGGCTTTTAGAGCAGCTTTAGAATTATTGAAAGAGCGTAATTTATACTCTATTGTTGATGAAGTTTATACTAAGTGTAAAGCGCAAGAAAACTTTATAGATGCGGAAGTGGTGAATTATGTTACTGCAATTTATGAGCCATTTACACCTCAGGAAATCTCAGATAAAATTGCAGAGATGTTGAGCTCTCCAGAAATAAATGCCGAGTTAAAAATTATTTTCCAAACGGTAGAAGATTTACATATTGCTTGCCCGAAAAATCTAGGGGACTGGTATTTCACTGGAGACTATCCAACACCAGGAGGGAACCGAGTAGTCAATCGAGCTTTTATGAATTTCTACGAAGGGAAAGATGCACGTGCGTATTAA
- a CDS encoding proton-conducting transporter membrane subunit has product MTNEFLLVFIIIPILGFLISFFIPERKESWLSRTAFTTVFVQLLLLCFFIFYWIFNGSKDLNLFEVSLVKTNDYDFFIDFYFDKVTAVYLFIGALLTSMITTYSRYYLHREKGYKRFFITVLFFFFGYNLAILSGNFETLFIGWEIIGISSFLLIGFYRERYLPVKNAFRVFSIYRIGDVGIILAMWASHHLFHENITFIRLHNYELVNEHLQNHTLIGSFIALCLACAAAVKSAQVPFSSWLPRAMEGPTPSSAIFYGSLSVHLGAFLMLRTMPFLEHQTSMRIAIGIMGFTTSIITTLIARVQSSVKSQIAYSSISQIGLIFIEIALGLETLALFHIAGNAFLRTYQLLVSPSVVSYLIREQFYNFVPKQVSKSIIPKKLEIALYVLSLNEFHLEKIIRIFLWNPLNTIGNKLNFLNLRKLFFLFLSTYFIGSITLYNKNSIPSYVTNYLPEIFATIGLVLVFKAFSERKSPFVAWLLIVFNHFWIVLAILFNEKVSYYEISLYITGIVIAGIIGYIALLKLKTMEKRILLSQHSGHVYEHPKFAFFFLLAALGVTGFPITSTFIGEDLLFSHIESHQVVLAFLVASSFVVSGIAGVRIYTRLFLGTHIKTYHELPNKSS; this is encoded by the coding sequence ATGACAAATGAATTTTTATTAGTATTTATCATTATTCCTATACTAGGGTTTTTGATTAGTTTTTTTATTCCTGAAAGGAAAGAATCCTGGTTATCTAGGACCGCATTTACAACTGTTTTTGTCCAATTGCTATTGCTTTGTTTTTTTATTTTCTATTGGATATTTAACGGCAGCAAAGATTTAAATTTATTCGAAGTATCGTTAGTCAAAACGAATGATTACGACTTCTTCATAGACTTTTATTTCGACAAAGTAACTGCGGTGTATTTATTCATCGGCGCTTTATTAACCTCAATGATAACTACTTATAGTCGCTATTATTTACATCGAGAAAAAGGATACAAACGCTTTTTTATCACGGTTCTATTCTTCTTTTTTGGATATAATTTAGCCATTTTATCTGGAAATTTCGAAACCTTATTTATCGGTTGGGAAATTATCGGAATTTCATCATTTTTACTAATTGGTTTTTACAGAGAACGTTATTTACCTGTAAAAAACGCCTTCCGAGTATTTTCAATCTATAGAATTGGTGATGTTGGAATTATTTTAGCGATGTGGGCAAGTCATCATTTGTTCCATGAAAACATCACTTTTATCCGACTGCACAATTACGAATTGGTGAACGAACATTTGCAAAATCATACCTTAATTGGATCATTTATTGCTTTGTGTTTAGCATGTGCTGCTGCTGTAAAATCGGCTCAAGTACCCTTTTCTTCTTGGTTACCAAGAGCTATGGAAGGTCCTACGCCATCAAGTGCTATTTTTTATGGTTCACTTTCTGTGCATTTAGGTGCTTTTTTAATGTTACGAACCATGCCTTTTTTGGAACACCAAACATCTATGCGGATTGCCATTGGCATAATGGGCTTCACAACAAGTATCATTACCACTTTAATTGCTAGAGTACAATCCTCCGTAAAAAGTCAAATTGCTTATAGTTCGATTTCTCAAATTGGATTGATATTTATTGAAATTGCTTTAGGATTAGAAACATTAGCTTTATTTCACATCGCTGGAAATGCGTTTTTAAGAACCTATCAATTATTAGTTTCACCATCTGTAGTAAGTTATTTAATCCGGGAACAATTTTACAATTTCGTACCTAAACAAGTAAGCAAAAGTATCATTCCTAAAAAATTAGAAATTGCTTTGTATGTGTTAAGTTTAAACGAATTTCACTTGGAAAAAATTATTAGAATTTTTCTTTGGAATCCATTAAATACAATTGGTAACAAATTAAATTTCTTAAACTTAAGAAAACTATTCTTCTTGTTTTTAAGCACCTATTTTATTGGAAGTATCACTTTGTACAACAAAAATTCAATTCCAAGTTATGTAACTAATTATTTACCTGAAATCTTCGCTACCATAGGATTAGTATTAGTTTTCAAAGCATTTTCAGAAAGAAAAAGTCCGTTTGTAGCTTGGTTACTAATTGTTTTTAACCATTTCTGGATTGTGTTAGCCATTTTGTTTAACGAAAAAGTAAGTTATTACGAAATATCTCTTTATATCACAGGAATTGTAATTGCGGGAATTATTGGTTATATCGCTTTATTGAAATTAAAAACAATGGAAAAAAGAATTTTATTAAGTCAACATTCTGGACACGTATATGAACATCCAAAATTTGCTTTCTTTTTCTTATTAGCAGCACTTGGTGTTACCGGTTTCCCAATTACTTCCACTTTTATTGGCGAAGATTTATTGTTTAGCCACATTGAAAGTCACCAAGTAGTTTTAGCTTTTTTAGTGGCAAGTAGTTTTGTGGTTTCCGGAATTGCTGGCGTTAGAATTTATACCAGACTTTTCTTAGGCACACACATCAAAACCTATCACGAATTACCTAATAAATCATCTTAA
- a CDS encoding superoxide dismutase gives MAFELAPLPYAYNALEPHIDARTMEIHHTKHHNAYTTNLNAAIAGTDLEGKTIENILINLDKTNAAVRNNGGGFYNHNLFWSVMTPNGGGLPTGELLEAIEASFGTFEEFKAKFAKAGATQFGSGWAWLCVHKGGKLDVCGTPNQDNPLMPEVGCGGTPILGMDVWEHAYYLHYQNRRPDYIEAFFNVINWTEVTRRFALEK, from the coding sequence ATGGCTTTTGAATTAGCACCATTACCTTATGCTTACAATGCGTTAGAACCGCACATTGATGCACGCACTATGGAAATTCACCATACAAAACACCACAATGCGTATACAACTAACTTGAATGCTGCAATTGCAGGTACCGATTTAGAAGGAAAAACTATCGAAAATATTTTGATTAATTTAGACAAAACCAATGCTGCTGTTCGTAACAACGGTGGTGGTTTTTACAATCACAATTTATTTTGGTCTGTAATGACTCCAAACGGTGGTGGTTTACCAACTGGTGAATTATTAGAAGCTATCGAAGCTTCTTTTGGAACCTTTGAAGAATTCAAAGCAAAATTTGCTAAAGCGGGAGCAACTCAATTTGGTTCAGGATGGGCGTGGTTGTGTGTTCACAAAGGCGGAAAATTAGACGTTTGCGGAACACCAAACCAAGACAATCCATTAATGCCAGAAGTTGGTTGTGGAGGAACTCCAATCCTTGGGATGGATGTTTGGGAACACGCTTACTACTTGCACTACCAAAACAGAAGACCTGATTATATCGAAGCGTTCTTCAATGTAATTAACTGGACAGAAGTTACAAGACGTTTTGCTTTAGAGAAATAG
- the thiL gene encoding thiamine-phosphate kinase: MIEDKNPQRTSISQLGEFGLIDHLTKNFAITQASTLKGIGDDAAVLNFKDKKVVVSTDMLVEGVHFDLAYMPLKHLGYKAVVSNVSDICAMNAKATQITVSIAVSNRFPLEALEELFEGITLAANEYKVDVIGGDTTSSQKGLIISITAIGEADETELTYRNGAKSTDLLVVTGDIGAAYMGLQVLEREKQVFLVNPNSQPDLDAYTYLIERQLKPEARKDVRTLLHALEIKPTSMIDISDGLSSEIIHLCKQSKVGCNLYEEKLPLDPQFINVCEEFDIDSTTVAINGGEDYELLFTIAMEDFDKIKGNPNFSIIGHMTQESEGIHLVTRANTKIALKARGWNPIAE, encoded by the coding sequence ATGATTGAAGATAAAAACCCACAACGCACCAGCATTTCGCAATTAGGCGAATTCGGATTGATTGACCATTTGACCAAAAACTTTGCTATCACACAAGCTTCTACTTTAAAAGGAATTGGAGACGATGCCGCAGTTTTGAATTTTAAAGACAAAAAAGTTGTCGTTTCAACAGATATGTTAGTAGAAGGAGTCCATTTTGATTTGGCGTATATGCCTTTGAAGCATTTAGGCTACAAAGCAGTGGTTTCGAATGTATCGGACATCTGTGCGATGAATGCCAAAGCAACACAAATCACGGTTTCGATTGCTGTTTCCAATCGTTTTCCGCTAGAAGCCTTAGAAGAGTTGTTTGAAGGAATTACCTTGGCAGCTAATGAATACAAAGTGGATGTTATTGGTGGAGACACAACTTCATCACAAAAAGGATTGATCATTTCGATTACAGCAATTGGCGAAGCCGATGAAACCGAATTAACCTATAGAAATGGCGCTAAATCCACTGATTTATTAGTAGTGACAGGCGATATTGGCGCGGCTTATATGGGATTGCAAGTTTTGGAAAGAGAAAAACAAGTGTTTTTGGTGAACCCCAATTCGCAACCTGATTTAGATGCGTATACCTATTTAATCGAACGCCAATTAAAGCCCGAGGCGCGAAAAGACGTACGTACTTTATTGCACGCTTTGGAAATCAAACCCACTTCTATGATTGATATTTCTGACGGGTTATCTTCGGAAATTATCCATTTATGTAAACAATCTAAGGTTGGATGTAATCTATACGAAGAAAAATTGCCTTTAGATCCTCAATTCATTAATGTGTGTGAAGAATTTGATATCGACAGCACAACGGTTGCGATTAATGGTGGTGAAGATTACGAATTACTTTTCACGATTGCAATGGAAGATTTTGATAAAATAAAAGGCAATCCGAACTTTTCAATAATTGGTCATATGACACAAGAAAGCGAAGGCATACATTTAGTTACCCGTGCCAACACTAAAATTGCATTGAAAGCTAGAGGCTGGAATCCTATTGCAGAATAA
- a CDS encoding SulP family inorganic anion transporter, whose amino-acid sequence MNSKINKFIPADGIAGLKENFSSDAISGFIVFLLALPLSLGIAKASEFPPIMGLITAIIGGLLVSLISGSRLTIKGPAAGLIVIVASAVAEFGQGDPILGWKLALGAMVIAGFVQILFGALKLGKLADFFPLSAIHGMLAAIGIIIIAKQIPVLLNDNPALAKGKGPLELLANIPNFIMNLDYKATIIGVVSLAIMLGWPFIKNKYIKMFPAPLVVLLFAIPAELYMDFAHTEPTYSLVKIGNLVDNININASFEGISQIGTFIKFVIMFALIGTLESLLTVKAIDLVDPFKRKSNANKDLIAVGIGNVFAAFLGGLPMIAEVARSSSNVNNGGKTRWANFFHGFFILAFLLVASPLLEMIPNAALAAMLITVGIKLAHPKEFIHTFQIGKEQLAIFLVTIFFTLFEDLLVGIAAGILLKMIIHLINGTPISSFFNAPTEVSFEGNEYYVKISKAAIFTNFLGIKRKLEEIPSGFNITIDLGKTKLVDHSVMENLEHFKHDYESNSNSKVIIIGLDNHKPLSSHPLSSRKV is encoded by the coding sequence ATGAACTCAAAAATAAATAAATTCATCCCAGCAGACGGAATTGCGGGATTAAAAGAAAATTTCTCATCAGATGCCATATCTGGTTTTATCGTATTTTTATTAGCACTACCTTTAAGTTTAGGAATTGCAAAAGCATCAGAATTCCCACCAATTATGGGATTAATTACTGCCATTATTGGCGGGTTGTTAGTCAGCTTAATTTCTGGTTCACGTTTAACTATAAAAGGTCCAGCTGCTGGATTAATTGTAATTGTAGCAAGTGCTGTAGCAGAATTTGGACAAGGCGATCCAATTTTAGGCTGGAAATTAGCCTTAGGCGCCATGGTTATTGCGGGTTTTGTTCAAATTTTATTTGGTGCTTTAAAACTTGGAAAACTAGCCGATTTTTTTCCGCTTTCTGCCATTCATGGTATGTTAGCCGCCATTGGAATCATTATTATTGCGAAACAAATTCCGGTATTATTAAATGACAATCCAGCATTGGCAAAAGGAAAAGGACCGTTAGAATTATTAGCTAACATTCCGAATTTTATTATGAATTTAGACTATAAAGCTACTATTATTGGTGTGGTAAGTTTAGCCATTATGCTAGGCTGGCCATTCATCAAAAATAAATACATCAAAATGTTTCCAGCACCACTTGTGGTTTTATTATTTGCTATTCCAGCAGAATTATATATGGATTTCGCACATACTGAACCCACTTATTCCTTAGTAAAAATTGGAAATTTAGTAGATAATATAAATATCAATGCAAGTTTTGAAGGTATTTCACAAATAGGAACTTTTATCAAATTCGTTATTATGTTTGCTTTAATCGGAACCTTAGAAAGTTTATTAACTGTAAAAGCTATAGATTTAGTTGATCCTTTTAAAAGAAAATCGAACGCCAATAAAGATTTAATTGCAGTTGGAATTGGAAATGTTTTTGCAGCCTTTTTAGGTGGCTTACCAATGATTGCAGAAGTAGCACGTAGTTCTTCCAATGTGAATAACGGCGGAAAAACACGTTGGGCAAACTTCTTTCACGGATTTTTTATTTTAGCTTTTTTATTAGTTGCCTCACCCTTATTAGAAATGATTCCGAATGCGGCATTAGCAGCTATGCTTATTACAGTAGGCATCAAATTAGCACATCCAAAAGAATTTATTCATACTTTTCAAATAGGAAAAGAACAATTAGCCATCTTTTTAGTCACTATATTCTTTACTTTATTTGAAGATTTATTAGTAGGTATAGCTGCTGGTATACTATTAAAAATGATTATTCATTTAATTAACGGAACACCAATTTCATCGTTTTTTAATGCTCCAACAGAAGTTTCCTTTGAAGGAAATGAATATTATGTAAAAATTAGCAAAGCTGCTATTTTTACTAATTTTTTAGGTATTAAAAGAAAACTAGAAGAAATTCCATCAGGATTTAATATTACCATAGATTTAGGAAAAACCAAATTAGTTGATCACTCCGTTATGGAAAATTTGGAACATTTTAAACACGATTATGAATCGAATAGTAATAGTAAGGTTATAATTATAGGGTTAGATAATCATAAACCTTTATCAAGCCATCCATTATCCTCTAGAAAAGTATAA
- a CDS encoding glycine--tRNA ligase: MAKQEDLFKNVVSHAKEYGFIFPSSEIYDGLSAVYDYAQNGVELKKNIREYWWKSMVQMNENIVGLDAAILMHPTTWKASGHVDAFNDPLIDNKDSKRRYRADVLIEDYAEKLNQKAIKEIEKARVRFGEAFNEQEFVTTNARVMEYKAKEREILERMARSLGNEDLEDVKALIEELEIACPESGSRNWTEVRQFNLMFGTKLGASADSAMDLYLRPETAQGIFVNFLNVQKSGRMKVPFGIAQTGKAFRNEIVARQFIFRMREFEQMEMQFFVRPGEEMQWYEHWKATRLKWHLSLGLGKERYRFHDHEKLAHYANAAADIEFDFPFGFKELEGIHSRTDFDLKAHEQYSGRKLQYFDAELNQNYVPYVVETSVGLDRMFLAVFATSLKEETLEDGSTRTVLSLPAVLAPTKAAILPLVKKDGLPEIAHQIIADLKWDFNVTYDEKDAVGRRYRRQDALGTPFCITVDHQTIEDQTVTIRHRDSMKQDRVNIADLKNIIENEVSMKNWLMKMND; the protein is encoded by the coding sequence ATGGCAAAACAAGAAGATTTATTTAAGAATGTAGTTTCGCACGCAAAAGAGTACGGATTTATTTTTCCGTCAAGCGAAATATACGATGGATTGAGTGCAGTATATGATTATGCACAAAACGGAGTAGAATTAAAGAAAAATATTCGCGAATATTGGTGGAAATCAATGGTGCAAATGAATGAGAATATCGTTGGTTTGGACGCGGCCATTTTGATGCACCCGACGACTTGGAAAGCATCAGGTCACGTTGATGCTTTTAACGATCCATTGATTGACAACAAAGATTCGAAAAGAAGATATAGAGCCGATGTTTTGATTGAAGATTATGCTGAAAAGCTCAATCAAAAAGCCATCAAAGAAATCGAAAAAGCACGGGTGCGTTTTGGAGAAGCGTTTAACGAACAAGAGTTTGTGACTACCAATGCTCGTGTGATGGAATACAAAGCCAAGGAAAGAGAAATTCTAGAAAGAATGGCTCGTTCTTTGGGCAATGAAGATTTGGAGGATGTAAAAGCCTTAATCGAAGAATTAGAAATTGCGTGTCCAGAATCAGGTTCAAGAAATTGGACTGAAGTACGTCAATTCAATTTGATGTTTGGAACTAAATTAGGTGCTTCAGCTGATTCGGCTATGGATTTGTATTTACGTCCAGAAACGGCGCAAGGAATTTTCGTTAACTTCTTGAACGTTCAAAAATCAGGACGAATGAAAGTGCCTTTTGGGATTGCTCAAACAGGAAAAGCCTTTAGAAACGAAATTGTAGCAAGACAATTTATCTTCCGTATGCGTGAATTCGAACAAATGGAAATGCAATTTTTTGTGCGTCCAGGCGAAGAAATGCAATGGTACGAACATTGGAAAGCTACCCGTTTGAAATGGCATTTGTCTTTAGGTTTAGGAAAAGAAAGATACCGTTTTCACGATCACGAAAAATTAGCACACTACGCTAATGCCGCTGCTGATATCGAATTTGATTTTCCTTTTGGATTCAAAGAATTAGAAGGAATTCACTCGCGTACTGATTTTGACTTGAAAGCACACGAACAATATTCAGGAAGAAAATTACAATATTTTGATGCCGAACTGAACCAAAATTACGTGCCTTATGTTGTAGAAACTTCAGTAGGATTGGATAGAATGTTCTTGGCTGTTTTTGCTACTTCATTAAAAGAGGAAACTTTAGAAGATGGTTCTACACGAACTGTATTGAGCTTGCCAGCAGTATTGGCGCCAACTAAAGCCGCTATTTTACCATTGGTTAAAAAAGATGGATTGCCAGAAATTGCACATCAAATTATTGCCGATTTGAAATGGGATTTCAATGTGACTTATGACGAAAAAGATGCAGTTGGAAGACGTTATAGAAGACAAGATGCTTTAGGAACTCCTTTCTGTATTACTGTAGATCATCAAACTATCGAAGACCAAACGGTTACCATTCGTCATAGAGACAGTATGAAACAAGATCGCGTTAACATTGCCGACTTGAAAAACATTATCGAGAACGAAGTGTCAATGAAAAATTGGTTGATGAAAATGAACGACTAA
- a CDS encoding ComF family protein, whose translation MFQSLIHLFFPPSCAGCKTVLITNENVICTNCRHEMPLTQHHLNPENEAFKKFYGRIPVEQVSALLYFHKKGIVQELIHSLKYRGQEAIGTILGEWYAEELKNHHLLQTVDAVIPVPLHPKKLRERGYNQVTEFGNALAKSLHIPVNNTILFRQVYSKTQSQKNRLGRTEGIDSVFDVSFSESDHNQHFLLIDDVITTGATLEVCAKALLKIPGAKISIVCMAMADS comes from the coding sequence ATGTTTCAAAGCCTCATTCATCTATTTTTCCCACCTAGCTGCGCAGGTTGCAAAACCGTTTTGATTACCAATGAAAATGTAATTTGTACCAATTGCCGACATGAAATGCCGCTCACTCAACACCATTTGAACCCTGAAAATGAAGCATTCAAGAAATTTTACGGGCGTATTCCTGTTGAACAAGTTTCGGCTTTGTTGTATTTTCATAAAAAAGGAATTGTTCAAGAATTGATTCATAGTTTGAAATACCGAGGCCAAGAAGCCATTGGCACCATTTTAGGCGAATGGTATGCAGAAGAATTAAAAAATCACCATTTGCTCCAAACAGTTGATGCTGTTATTCCCGTGCCTTTACATCCAAAAAAGTTGCGTGAAAGAGGTTACAATCAAGTAACTGAATTTGGAAATGCATTAGCGAAATCACTACATATTCCAGTAAACAATACAATTTTATTTCGGCAAGTATATTCCAAAACCCAATCCCAAAAAAATCGTTTAGGCAGAACCGAAGGAATTGATTCCGTTTTTGATGTTTCGTTCTCTGAAAGTGATCATAACCAACATTTTCTTTTGATTGATGATGTCATTACTACGGGTGCTACACTAGAAGTTTGTGCCAAAGCGTTGTTGAAAATTCCCGGAGCGAAAATTAGTATTGTTTGTATGGCAATGGCCGATTCTTAA
- a CDS encoding DUF2490 domain-containing protein, with product MTQTKASNENIWLHYVGKNMITNKISFTLEASTRYANSFSEKQQYFIRPSLDIQVTKKFNGSVGYSHYNTYVYGSPSLNKTDIPEDHVWIQGSFVNSKGNFKFTHRLRDENRFVGIAIKNGPEYSIDHYDYRNRLRYMYLLNYTLIKKENKVKLYGILGDEVFLNIGSNAGKSLLNQNRIIGGLGYNISITQQIQLNYIHQNIWNYSNTFQESNPTVRVSYITNFNLKKNHT from the coding sequence ATGACACAGACCAAAGCTAGTAATGAGAACATTTGGCTTCATTATGTTGGAAAAAATATGATAACCAACAAGATATCGTTTACACTTGAAGCAAGTACGCGATATGCCAATAGCTTTTCAGAGAAACAACAATACTTTATAAGACCTTCCTTAGATATTCAAGTTACTAAAAAATTTAATGGCAGTGTAGGTTATTCTCATTACAATACCTATGTATATGGCAGTCCCTCTTTAAATAAAACTGATATTCCGGAAGATCATGTTTGGATTCAAGGCTCATTTGTGAATTCTAAAGGTAATTTTAAATTTACACATCGTTTAAGAGATGAAAATAGATTTGTTGGAATTGCAATAAAAAATGGTCCAGAATATTCAATTGATCATTATGATTATAGAAATAGATTGCGTTATATGTATTTATTGAATTATACACTAATTAAAAAAGAAAATAAAGTAAAACTATATGGAATATTGGGAGATGAGGTCTTTTTAAATATTGGATCAAATGCAGGGAAATCTTTATTAAATCAAAATAGAATTATTGGTGGATTAGGTTATAATATTAGTATAACCCAACAAATTCAACTGAATTACATACATCAAAATATTTGGAATTACTCAAATACTTTTCAAGAAAGTAATCCCACTGTTAGGGTTTCTTATATAACAAATTTTAACTTAAAAAAAAATCATACCTGA
- a CDS encoding PfkB family carbohydrate kinase, with translation MNKLLIVGTVAFDAIETPFGKTDKILGGAGTYIGLSASFFNLQSAIVSVVGDDFPQEYLDLLTARNIDISGLEIVKGGKTFFWSGLYHNDLNSRDTLATELNVLADFQPKVPQNFKDADVVMLGNLHPLVQSSVLDQMEVKPKLVVLDTMNFWMDCALPELLDVMKRIDVITINDEEARQLSGEYSLVKAAAKIHTMGPKYVVIKKGEHGALLFHNGEVFFAPALPLEEVFDPTGAGDTFAGGFTGFITQSENVSFENMKNAVIYGSNLASFCVEKFGTERMLALDKKEVVSRLQQFKSLTQFDIQL, from the coding sequence ATGAACAAATTATTGATTGTTGGAACAGTTGCTTTCGACGCTATTGAAACTCCTTTTGGGAAAACAGATAAAATTTTAGGTGGTGCTGGAACCTATATTGGTCTTTCAGCTTCTTTTTTCAATTTGCAATCAGCTATTGTTTCCGTAGTTGGAGACGATTTTCCACAAGAATATTTGGATTTATTGACGGCTAGAAATATAGACATTTCAGGTCTTGAAATTGTTAAGGGAGGTAAAACGTTCTTTTGGAGTGGTTTGTACCACAACGATTTGAATTCTAGAGATACCTTGGCAACCGAATTGAATGTTTTGGCTGATTTCCAACCAAAAGTACCTCAAAATTTTAAAGATGCTGATGTAGTGATGTTGGGGAACTTGCATCCATTAGTTCAAAGCAGCGTTTTGGACCAAATGGAAGTAAAACCTAAATTGGTCGTTTTAGACACGATGAACTTTTGGATGGATTGTGCCTTACCAGAATTATTGGACGTGATGAAACGTATCGACGTTATTACGATCAATGATGAAGAAGCGAGACAATTGTCAGGAGAATATTCATTGGTGAAAGCAGCAGCTAAAATCCATACAATGGGTCCTAAATATGTGGTTATCAAAAAAGGAGAACACGGCGCACTTTTATTTCATAACGGTGAAGTGTTTTTTGCACCAGCATTGCCTTTAGAAGAAGTTTTTGATCCAACGGGAGCTGGAGATACTTTCGCGGGTGGATTTACAGGATTTATTACACAAAGCGAAAATGTGTCTTTTGAAAATATGAAAAACGCAGTAATTTATGGTTCCAACTTGGCTTCGTTCTGCGTAGAGAAATTTGGAACAGAAAGAATGCTAGCTTTAGATAAAAAAGAAGTAGTGTCTAGATTGCAACAATTCAAATCATTGACACAATTTGATATCCAATTATAA